The window AAATAAATGGTTGAATCAATAGTTAAAAAAGTTGCAAGTTGATATTTTTAATGTCACAATAAAATTGTAGTACATAAGGATATTTGATGGAGGGGTTTAGTATGAATACACCTGAGGAATTAAAATACTCTAAAGAACACGAATGGGTTAAAGTTGACGGAGATAAAGCGTATATCGGTATTACTCACTTCGCTCAATCAGAGCTTGGTGATATCGTATTCGTTGAATTACCAGAGATTGGCGACTCTATAGAAAAAGAAGAGTCATTTGGTAACGTTGAATCTGTTAAAACTGTTTCTGAATTATATGCTCCAATTTCTGGTGAAGTTGTTGCAATCAATGAAGAATTAGAAGATAGTCCTGAATTCGTGAATGAATCACCTTATGATAAAGCATGGATTGTACAAGTATCTAATTTCAAGCAAGAAGAAATCGATGCATTAATGTCTGCTGCTGAATACAAAGAGATGACAAATGAATAATAATATAAGACTCTAGAGTGTATCTAGAGTCTTTGTTATATCCGCTTCAAAATTCTATATAAAGGGTGATTAAGCAGTGAGTATTGTAAATAAAGTACTAATTGTTGAAGGGAAATCCGACAAAAGAAGAGTAGAAGAAGTATTGTTAGAACCAGTAGACATTATATGTACGAATGGTACGATGGGTGTTGCAAAGTTAGATGCGATGATCGAAGAGTTATATGATAGACAAGTTTATATTTTATCCGATGCGGACTCTGAAGGACGCAAAATTCGTAAATGGTTCA of the Abyssicoccus albus genome contains:
- the gcvH gene encoding glycine cleavage system protein GcvH, which gives rise to MNTPEELKYSKEHEWVKVDGDKAYIGITHFAQSELGDIVFVELPEIGDSIEKEESFGNVESVKTVSELYAPISGEVVAINEELEDSPEFVNESPYDKAWIVQVSNFKQEEIDALMSAAEYKEMTNE
- a CDS encoding toprim domain-containing protein, producing MSIVNKVLIVEGKSDKRRVEEVLLEPVDIICTNGTMGVAKLDAMIEELYDRQVYILSDADSEGRKIRKWFKKHLSESTHIYIDPKFTEVGRCPRDYLANVLMRHEFYVDTGFVWKGKFKYHERHETIERYINAYSI